CGGTTTGCAAGAGCCGGCCTTCGGGCCGGCTTTTTTGTTTCCGTCATCGGACCTTCCTTTATCCCCGGCACGGCCATTCTGTCCCAAGCGGCGACAAAAATGATGGCGCGGCAGGATTGACCATTGCTCCGCGCAGCAGCAGGGAAGCGATGGAAAACATCCACATGAGACCGGGACTCTCAAGGCATGGGCGGCTGACGCGGCGCGATGGAATGGAAGAAGGACATCTGGCGACCCATGGTCGTTGGAGCCTCTGTCGATACGATCATCCGGCGAGGCAGCCTCGATGGCCTGCCTTGCCACTGGCTGCCTGCCGCACCCGCCCTGCAATTTTCCGCCGACCCGTTCGGGATCTGGCGCAATGGCCTGCTCCACGTCTTCGTCGAGACGTTCGATTACCGCAGCGCCCATGGCGCCATCGCCGTCCATGTGCTCGATGCCTCGCTGCGCGTGCTCGAAACGCGCGAAGTCCTGCGCGAGCCCTGGCATGTCTCCTATCCGCTGCTGGTCGAGCATGACGGCGCAACATGGATGATCCCCGAAACCAGCGCGAGCGGTGGCCAGTGGCTCTATCGCGCGCGCGCTTTTCCCTTCGAGTGGGAGCGGGTCGGCAGGATCGACCTGCCCGCGCTCGATGCGACACCGCAATGGATCGGGGATCGCTGGTGGATGTTCTATTCCCCCGCCGGCACCCCCCGCGAACGGCTCACCCATCTTCATGCCGCCTGGGCCCCCGACCTGACCGGTCCGTGGACACCCCACCGGGCCAATCCGCTGCGGATCGACCCGCGCGGGGTGCGCCCGGCCGGACCGGTGGTACATATCGACGGCCAGATCGTGCTGCCGGTGCAGGACTGCACGCACTCCTATGGCTGCGCGATCCGCTTGCTCTCCATCGAGCGCATCGACGAAACCGGACTGGTCGCCAGCGAACGGGGCCTGCTGCGCCCGCCCGCTGCGGCGGCGCCCTTTCTTGATGGCCTGCACACGCTCTCGGGCGCGGGGCCGGTCACGCTGATCGATGTCAAGCAGCGGCTGTTTTCAGCCCCCGCCCTCTTCATGCGCCCGCGCCGGGAACTGGCCCGCATTCTGGCCCGGATGTCCCCAAACAGGCTGAAATAGCGGCAGGATTTTCCTGATCCCGCGCCCTGCGACAAAGGCGGCAACGGCGAGCCCCGCCCGCCTGCATACCGGGCCATGCAGATATGTTCTGAAACCTCGGGAAAGCCTCCTGCGCGTCGTCAGCCGCATAGGCCTCGCACAGCGCACGCAGCACCGAAATCCGGCTTATCGTTGCCGTCCTGATCGCTTACCAGAAAGTCCGACAAAAACCCCGATCAAGACAAGGAACTTCCTGCAATGGACCGGCTTTTCACCGCCTTTGCCAATCGCATCTCGGCCTGGGCCGGCCAGCCTGCGAGCTTTGCCCTGGCCACCGTGATCATTCTGGGCTGGGGCATTTCCGGGCCGATCTTCGGCTGGTCCGATACATGGCAACTGGTGATCAACACCGGGACCACCATCGTCACCTTCCTGATGGTCTTCGTGATCCAGAACGCCCAGAACCGCGACGCGGCAGCCATGCAGGCCAAGCTCGACGAACTGATCCGCGCGCTCGAAGGCGCACGCGGCGAATTCATCGGCATCGAGCACCTGCCTGACAGCCAGATCTCGCAGATCCGCACCGACATCGAACAGGAAACCGGCTTCGACGCCAAGCAGGCCACCGTGGCGATCAGCGTCAAGACCCTGCTGCGACGTCGTTGATCGACCCCACTGTGCCGTCCATCGGGCACGGGTTGACCAGCCCG
The genomic region above belongs to Novosphingobium sp. IK01 and contains:
- a CDS encoding formyl transferase, giving the protein MVVGASVDTIIRRGSLDGLPCHWLPAAPALQFSADPFGIWRNGLLHVFVETFDYRSAHGAIAVHVLDASLRVLETREVLREPWHVSYPLLVEHDGATWMIPETSASGGQWLYRARAFPFEWERVGRIDLPALDATPQWIGDRWWMFYSPAGTPRERLTHLHAAWAPDLTGPWTPHRANPLRIDPRGVRPAGPVVHIDGQIVLPVQDCTHSYGCAIRLLSIERIDETGLVASERGLLRPPAAAAPFLDGLHTLSGAGPVTLIDVKQRLFSAPALFMRPRRELARILARMSPNRLK
- a CDS encoding low affinity iron permease family protein, translating into MDRLFTAFANRISAWAGQPASFALATVIILGWGISGPIFGWSDTWQLVINTGTTIVTFLMVFVIQNAQNRDAAAMQAKLDELIRALEGARGEFIGIEHLPDSQISQIRTDIEQETGFDAKQATVAISVKTLLRRR